Genomic segment of Paenibacillus macerans:
CCGGTTTCCGTCATGTCGTTTGCCTCCTCCTCATTCCCGCTAGAAACTCAAAATTTTAAATATATAACTCAAGTATTAAGGTACGATGTTTACCAGGAAAACTTTGTGATAGAAATCACAATGGAAAGCGCTGCCACTTGCTGCAATTATGTCGAACTGATGAACCCCGGCGCCAAAATGGTATAATGGAATATATCACCATGGATTTCCGGAAGGTTGGGGTGCGGATGGCGAATATTCAGGCGGCGGGGCGCCTTGTCCCTTGCCGGGGCATACTGTTTGACAAAGACGGCACGCTGCTCGATTTCATGGCGCTTTGGGGAAGCTGGGCGGAGACGCTGACCGGCTTCGTGGAGCGGGAGTTGGAGACGCTGGGAGCCGCAGGCCTGTTCAACAAAACGGCGGCGCTTGGACTGCGGCTGGACGAGGCGAACCGCGTCAGCGGGTACGACCGCACCGGTCCGGTCGCGATGGGCACGGAGGAGGAAGTCACCGCGCTTCTGGCCGGCCCGCTTTATGCCGCGGGCGTTCCCTGGAACGATGCGGTAAGCCGGGTGCGGGAGTTCAACGCGGCGGCGCTGGCGCAGCTCAAGCGGCGGCGGGAGGCGCGGCCGCTGCCGGGCTTGCGCGAGTTCCTCGACGCTTGCCGGGAAACGGGGCTTGCGCTGGCGGTGGTCACTTCCGACACGACGGCGGAAGCTCTGGAGCATCTGGAATGGATGGGCCTGCGCGAGCGGTTTGGCAGCGTGGTCGGCCGCGACCGGGCCCTCCGCGGGAAACCCGATCCGGACATGGCGCTTCTGGCCTGCCGCGAGCTGGGCATTTCCCCGGCGGAGGCCGTGGTCATCGGCGACAGCAACGCCGACATGCAGATGGGCAAGCGGGCCGGCGCCGGGCTGACCGTCGGGCTGGCCGCTGCGGAGGACGGGGCGCCGCCGGGGACAGCTTATTTGCGGGATGCGGACGTGATCGTTTCCGGTTATCGGGAACTCTCGGTGCGCTAAGGCGGCGCGAGCAAAATTTAAGGAGGAATTCAATGCGATGAACAGTGAAACGCAAACGGAGCGGCTGGCGTCCTGGGTGAAGGAAAGCGGCCGTATCGTGTTTTTCGGCGGTGCCGGCATTTCCACGGAAAGCGGGATTCCCGATTTCCGTTCGGCGGCGGGCATCTACCAAACGGAGAAGGATTCGCCCTATTCCCCGGAGGAGATATTGAGCCGCCGCTTTTTCGACCGGCATCCGGAGGTGTTTTTTGACTTCTACAAATCGAAAATGATCCATCCCGAAGCCCGGCCGAACCCGGCCCATCTCTTTCTCGCCGACCTGGAGCGCGCGGGGAAGCTGGATGCGGTCATTACGCAAAACATCGACGGTTTGCACCAGCTGGCGGGAAGCCGCAAGGTGCTGGAGCTGCACGGGTCCATTCACCGCAATACGTGCATGACATGCGGCCGCCGCTACACGCTGGAGGAGATCATGAGCGGAAAAGAGATAGTTCCCCGCTGCGAATGCGGCGGCATTATCAAACCGGACGTCGTCTTGTACGGTGAAAGTTTGGACAACGAGGTCATCGAGGCGGCGGTGTCCGCCATCGCTGCGGCCGATCTGCTGCTGATCGGGGGAACGTCTTTGACGGTGCAGCCCGCGGCTCATTTGGTCACTTATTTCCGCGGGGACAAAACGGTGCTCGTCAACGCCTCATCCACCGCTTACGACCAGCGGGCCGATCTGCTGATCACGGAACCGATCGGCGCCGTATTCGGCGAAGTGGGCAGACATCTTGGGCTGCGTTAGCAGCAAGCCCCATCTTTTCACGGATGAGAGGATGGGGCTTTTTTGGGTTCGGCCTGGACCGCCCCCGTCACGGCCTTGCGGTATTCGCTCGGCGATTCGTGATGAAAGCGGCGGAACTGCCGGGAGAAATACAGCGGGTCGGTCAGCCCGACGGAGGCGGCGATCTGCTCGATCGACAGCTCCGTCCGCTCCCGCAGCAGCTGGCGGGATTTATCGATGCGCAGCTTCAGCAGATAGGTGACGGGGGTCAAGCCGGTCGCTTTTTTGAAAATACGCGATAAATACGCCCGGTTATAGCCAAGGGAGGAGCACATCTGCTCGATCGATACCGGGTGCGCATATTGGCTCGACATATAATGAATCATTTGTTTGACGATGCGCTGGACCCCGGATTCGCCGGACGGGTGCGGCGATTCCTTCGCCAGGGCTTCCTGGGCCTCGGCCATCAAGAGATGCAGCAGGCCGAGCGACAGCAGGTGCGAGCTTGGCTTTTTCGCCTGGAAAGCCTGCAGCGCGCTTTGCAGAATCCCGGGGATTTTGCTGCCCGCGCCTTGGCGGAGCACCGGAAGCTCGGGCGTCAGGCCGGCCCGGAGGACCAGTTCCGCGGCTTTGTCTCCGGTAAAGGCGATCCAGCGGTAGCGCCACGGCTCGGACAGATCGGAGCCATAGCTGACAAGCTGCTCGGGGTGAATCAGGAAGCAGTCCCCTTCGTTTAAGTCGAAGGCGGCGAATTCCGTGCGGAAGTTTCCTTTGCCGCTCTCGACGAAGTGCAGCAGAAAATAATCGTATACTTTGGGGCCCAGCCGGTGGTCGGCGCGCGTTTGGCTTTCGCCTGCAAACAAGACGTGCAGGTCGCCGGATTCATAAATCTCGGGATTGGCCGCCGCGCTGTAGGTTTCTTGTTTATTTTGCATCATATCGGCTCTTCTCCTTTAACAAGGAAGTTCAAAAAGTCATCTTTTGAAGATATAAGAAAGAATAGACGTTCAAGTATCAGCTTCCTTATATCGCAATATCGCAAGAAAAACTACCGCTAATCGCGGTCTGGCTTCCTAGAAAATACTTCAATAGAAGTTTTTCTTATCACGAAGCAGGACAGGAATCTTAATCGACATCGAATCTTGAATTCAGCTGGGCCAAGCATATGCTTTCGAAGCATGTTTCCTACGGAAACATTTCCGTTGCGCACGTAGGATCTTCCTACGCTCCGCTACTCAGTCCCTGCTTCATGTCCAACCTTCTCGGCACTGAAAACCTGACTTTTTGAACACGCATTTTACTGTCCCCATTTTAACCGGAAAAGTCACATTTATCTATATAGAACTCGCAAAGATGCATTATCAAAGCGGAGCGTTTTCATTATACTGAGAACAAGAAGTACAGATTCTTTGACGATGGGGTGTACGTTGATGAAGAAACAGGAAATGGAACAATTGTTTATATCCAAATACGGCGAAAGCGCGGAGCCGCTGCGCATCTTCAACGCGCCGGGACGCGTCAACCTGATCGGCGAGCATATCGACTACAACGGAGGATACGTATTTCCCGCGGCGCTGGAGTTCGGCACCACGCTGGCGCTGCGCAAACGCGCCGACCGCAAAGTGTCATTTGCTTCCATGAATTTGCCTTATGCGGCGGAGCTTGATTTGGATCAGCTCGGCAAGGAGAAATCGGGCGAATGGATCGATTACCCGGTCGGCATTATCCTGGAGCTGGAGAAGCTCGGCGCCCGGCTCAGCGGCGGTTACGACCTGCTGTTCCAAGGCGAAATCCCGAACGGTTCGGGCCTGTCCTCCTCTGCTTCGCTTGAAGTGGTGACGGCCTACGCGCTGCTCAGCATGGAAGGAAAAGAAACCGATACGGTGGAAATCGCCCGCTTGTCCCAACGGGTGGAAAACGGCTATGTCGGCGTCAACAGCGGCATCATGGACCAGTTTGCGGTGGCGAACGGGGCGAAGGATCACGCGATCCTGCTGATGTGCGATACGCTGGAATATAAGCTCGTTCCGTTCCGGACGGGGGCCTACAAGCTTATCATCAGCAATACGAAAAAACGGCGCGGGCTGGTCGATTCGAAATACAACGAACGGCGTTCGCAGTGCGACGCGGCGCTGGAGATTTTGCGGAAGCGCGAGCCCGGGCTGGAGTACCTGGCGCATTTGCAGCCGGAGCAGCTCAACGAGTGGCGGGGGGATTTTCCGGACGAGGTGCTGTTCAACCGGGCCAAACACGTGGTGGAAGAAAACGCGCGCGTGCTGAAATCGGTCGACGCTCTGACCGCCAACGATCTGAAAGCCTTCGGCGAGCTGATGAACGCTTCGCACGATTCGCTGCGAGACCTGTATGAAGTCAGCTGCCTGGAGCTGGACGTGATGGTGGAAGAAGCGCGCAAAATCGAGGGAACGCTGGGCGCGCGGATGACCGGAGCCGGGTTTGGCGGCTGCACCGTGTCCCTCGTGCATGAGGACGCGGTGGACCGGTTCCTGGCCGAGGTCGGCAAAGCTTATCTTGAGCGGACCGGTATCGAAGGCGAGTTCTACGTTTGCGGCGTGGGCGACGGTGTGCATGAAATGAAAGGGGAGAACTAATCATGGCGATTTTGGTTACGGGCGGAGCGGGTTATATCGGCTCGCATACGGTGGCGGCGCTGCTGGAGCAAGGCAAGGAGGTTGTCGTCATCGACAATCTGCAGACCGGACACCGCGGAGCTTTGCTGGGCGGCAAGCTGTACGAAGGGGATTTGCGGGACAAGGAGCTGCTGAAACGGCTGTTCTCCGAAAACGACATCGAGGCGGTCATTCATTTTGCCGCCAACTCCCTGGTCGGGGAAAGCATGAAGGACCCGGTCAAATATTTCGACAACAACGTTTACGGCACGCTGTGCCTGCTCGATGCGATGAATCAGGCGAACGTGCGCAAAATCGTCTTTTCTTCCACGGCGGCGACCTACGGTGAACCGGAAAAAGTGCCGATCGAAGAAAGCGACAAAACCGAGCCGACCAACGTGTACGGTGAAACGAAGCTGACGATGGAGCGGATGATGGCCTGGTTCGACCAGGTGCTCGGAATCAAATACGTATCGCTGCGCTACTTTAACGCCGCAGGCGCCCACGAAAGCGGGAAAATCGGCGAAGACCACCGCCCGGAAAGCCACCTGATTCCGCTCATTATTCAGGCGGCTTTGGGGCAGCGCCCGTCGATCCAAGTGTTCGGCGACGATTACAATACGCCGGACGGCACCTGCGTCCGCGACTACATCCATGTCGGCGATTTGGCGGACGCCCATCTGCGGGCGGTCGACTACCTGCAGCGCGGCGGGGACAGCAACGTGTTTAACCTCGGCAACGGGCAGGGATTTTCGGTCAAAGAAGTAATCGAAACGGTTAAAAGCGTGACCGGCCGCGATTTTCCGGTCGTGATCAGCCCGCGCCGCGCCGGCGACCCGGCGGTGTTGATCGCCTCTTCCGACAAGGCCCGCAGCGTGCTTGGCTGGCAGCCTTCGCGGGGCAAGCTGGAGGACATTATCGAGAGCGCCTGGGCTTGGCACAGCAATCATCCGGACGGCTATAACGACAACTAAGGGGTGAGTTAAGCGATGGGAGTAGACGAGAGAAACCGGCTGGACGTTTTGCACGCGCTCGAACGGCTGGTCCATTACGCGCTGGAGCAAGGCATGATCGATTGGTGGGACGTCGATTACTCGCGCAACCGGCTGCTGGAGCTGTTTTCTTTTGACGAGCCGTCCGCCGGAACGGTGGCGGAGGAGCCCCTGTCCGGGCCGCAGGAGCCGCTGGAAATTTTGATCGACTACGGCTTTGCCATCGGGCTGATCCCGGAAAATACCGCGACGTACCGCGATTTGCTGGACGCCAGGATTATGGGCCTGTTGATGCCGCGCCCTTCCGAGACGATCGCCGCTTTCCGCAAAACGCAAAGCGAACAAGGAATCGCCGCCGCGACGAACGCGTTCTACAAGCTGTCGGTGGACAGCAACTACATCCGGATGGACAGGGTGCGGCAAAATATTTATTGGAACCAGCCTACGCCTTACGGCGAGATGGAGATTACGATCAATCTGTCCAAGCCGGAAAAAAATCCGCAAGAGATCGCCATGGCCAAGCTGCTGCCGCCTCCCGTGTATCCGAAATGCCAGCTCTGCCGCGAAAACGTCGGCTATGCGGGACGGCTCAACCACCCGGCCCGGCAAAACCTGCGCGTCATTCCGCTGGAATTGAACGGGGAACCGTGGTTTTTCCAATATTCGCCTTACGTGTATTATAACGAGCACTGCATCGTGTTCCATCACGACCATGTGCCGATGAAGCTAACCCGGGAGACATTTAAACGGCTGCTCGATTTTACGGCCCTGTTCCCGCATTACTTCATCGGCTCCAACGCGGATTTGCCGATCGTCGGCGGTTCGATTTTGACCCATGATCATTTTCAGGGAGGGCGCCATACGTTCCCGCTGGAAAAAGCGCCGATCGAAGCGGCCTTCGCCCATCCGGATTTTTCCGGCGTAACGGCCGGCATGGTGAAATGGCCGATGTCGGTACTGCGTTTGCAAGGCCGCGATCCCGGCGTGCTTCTCGAAGCGATGGACGATCTGTACGAGAAGTGGAAAGCCTACAGCGACCCTGACGCCGCGATCCGGGCGTTTAGCGAACAGGACGGGCAAAGCGTGCCGCACAATACGGTGACCCCGATCGTACGCCGCAGCGCGGACGGCGGTTTTGAAGCCGATATCGTGCTGCGGAACAACCGGACGGACGAACTGCATCCGGAGGGGATCTTCCATCCGCACCGGGAAATGCACCATATCAAAAAAGAAAACATCGGTTTGATCGAGGTCATGGGGCTGGCGATTTTGCCGGGGCGGCTGAAGGAAGAGCTGGCGCAGATCGCCGGCATCCTATGCGGGGACAAGGCCCTGTATGATCAGACCGTAACCGACCCGAACGCCCGTTTGGCGGTGCACGCCGACTGGGTGAAGGAGCTGGTTGACCGGTTTGGAACCTCGCTGACCCGGGATGCGGCCGCTGCGCTGCTGCGTGACGAGGTCGGGCGCAAGTTCTCGGAAATCCTGGGGCATGCCGGCGTGTTTAAGACGACGGAAGCCGGGCGGGCGGCTTTTGAACGTTTCGTCGCCTCGGCGGGTTACCGGAAACAGTAGCATAGGTTTATTCAGAGATGCGTGAGGGGGCGGCCCGGGCAAGCATGTGGCTTGGGCCGGCCCCCATTTTTATTTATTCGCGCGACTTATGCGGTGCGAAAATCGGCGGTGGAGGTAAGCTCAATCTTGAAATCGGCGAAATTGCGAATCTGTAAAGTCGCGAAATTGCAAAGTCTGCAAAAATGCGAGTCTGCAAGTCTGCTAAGTCTGCAAGTCTGCTAAGTTTGCTAAGTTTGCTAAGTCTGATAAGTCTGCGAAATGTGCAAAGTCCGGGAATGTGCAAAGTCTGTGAAATCTGCAAAGTCTGCGAAATGTGCGAAATCTGCGTTTGCTAGCCGGTTACTGGAATGATCGACCGCCGGCCGTCGTAATAGCGGCAAATTATGTGCTTATTACTCCAAACCCCAGCAAATTCAACCCATTAGCGGCATTTTCTGTACTTATTTTTCTATAAATGTTCCAGAACGCGGGCATTTCCCTGCGGGTGGGGAAAATAGCGGCACAAATTGCCTCTACTTCTCTCAAATGAACGGATATCACCGGAATAACGACATTTTTTGTCCTTATTATTTTCGCAGTGGGTTTCTCAGGCAGCTTGGGCTTTCCCGAGCAGGCGGTTCCTGTTCCTGTTCCTCAAAGTACCGGCTTCCCGCATTGTCTCTCCGTGGCGCCATTCCTAAAGGCACCTTGCCAACGGCTTCCGCGGCTTTCGTTTTCATTGTTTTCTTTTTGCGGTTGGAAGTATAATAAGGTCGTAATTTCTACATAAAACAGGTTGGAGGGAGCTTGGCATGGACAATTTTGTGTTTCGTAATCCGACGAAGCTGATTTTCGGCAAAAACCAGCTGGAAGCTTTAAAAACCGAGGTTCCGGCTTACGGCAAAAAAGTGCTGCTGGTGTACGGCGGCGGAAGCATCAAGCGCAGCGGCCTGTATGATAAAGTGTTGGCGGTTTTGGGGGAAATCGGCGCCGAAGTGACGGAGCTGGCCGGCGTGGAGCCGAATCCCCGGCTGTCCACGGTTCGCCGCGGGGTCGAGCTGTGCAAAACGAAGGGCATCGAGCTGGTGCTCGCCGTCGGCGGAGGCAGCGTGCTGGATTGCTCCAAAGCGATTGCGGTGGGCGCCAAATTTGACGGGGACATATGGGATATCGTGGACCGCAAGGCTGCGGCGACGGCGGCGCTTCCGCTCGGGACGGTGCTGACGATGGCCGCCACCGGCTCCGAAATGAACGGCGGATCGGTGATTACGAACGAAGCGACGCAGGAAAAACAAGGATGGGGCAGCCCGTTCGCTTTCCCCGCCTTTTCGATCCTCGATCCGCAAAATACGTTTTCCGTGCCGAAGGATCAGACGGTTTACGGCATGGTCGATATGATGTCCCACGTGCTGGAGCATTATTTCCATAAAGCGACCAATACACCGCTGCAGGACGGTTTTTGCGAGGCACTGCTGCGCACCGTGATCGAAACGGCGCCCAAGCTGATCGCCGATCTCGAAAGCTACGAGCATCGCGAAACGATATTGCTCTGCGGCACGATGGCGCTGAACGGCGTATTGAATATGGGCTATTCGGGCGACTGGGCGACCCACAACATCGAACACGCGGTGTCGGCCGTGTACGACATTCCGCATGGCGGCGGGCTCGCCATCCTGTTCCCCAACTGGATGAAATACAACCTGAAGCATGACGTGTCCCGCTTTAAACGCCTGGCCGTAAACGTGTTTGACGTGGATCCGGAGGGCAAAAGCGACGAGGCCGTGGCGCTGGAGGGCATCGAGGCGCTGCGTTCGTTCTGGAGCTCGATCGGGGCGCCAAGCCGGCTGGCGGATTACGGCATCGACGACAGCAAGCTTGAAATCATGGCCGACAAGGCGGTCAAATTCGGTCCGTTCGGCCGATTCGCCGTGCTGAATAAGCAGGACGTGGTGGAAATTTACCGGATGTCGCTGTAAGCATAAGTTATTGGGCCGTCCCCTTTTTTGGGGGACCGGCCCTTTTTCTTTATTGATGCGGAAAATCACTGGGAAAACCGCGCTCCAACCGCTGGGAGGCTATTTTTGTTGAAACAAATTCCCTGAAATAACGTATGAAATATATAGATTTACATATTTGTTTATCGAAAGGAGGGACGGCATGGAAACGCTGTTTTGGTCCTGCTTTATCGGCGGAGCGCTGTTTGCGGTCGTCAGCGCGCTGATCGGAGACTTGATCGGCAGCTGGATAGATGGGATTTTCGACGCGGTGTCCGCCGATTTCCTCAAACCGGTCATTACGGCTTCGGCGGTAACCAGCTTTGGCGGGGCCGGGATTTTATTGCATCGCTATACCGGACTCGGGAACGCCGCCGTGATCGCGCTTGCGCTCGTCATCGCTTTGGCGCTGGCCGCCGCAGTTTACTTCGCTTACGTCAAGCCGGCGGAAAACAGCGAAAATTCCACCGGTTATTCGACCGCGGAGCTGCCCGGTAAAGTGGGCGAGGTGACCGTGCCGATTCCTTCGGAAGGTTTCGGCGAAGTGATGGTAACGCTGGTGGCCGGCAACACGATTCATATCGCCTCCAGCTTTGACCATCGGGAAATTCCCGCCGGAACGCGCGTCGTCGTTGTGGATACGAGGGACGGAACCATTCAAGTATCCGAGCTGTATGAAAACCAATCTTGAAAAGGGAGCTGATGTGATTGTTTGAAAGCATTCCTGACATTATCCTGATTCCCGCTGTTGTGATCGGGGTTATCATTGTGCTGGGCCTTGCCTTTTGGGCCAGATACAAAACCGTAAGCCCGGACGAAGCGATGATCGTAACCGGTTCTTTTCTCGGCAACCGGAACATTTCCGATGACCAGTCCGGCCGCAAAATTAAAATCGTCCGCGGCGGCGGGGCGTTTATCTGGCCGATTTTTCAGAAAGCGGAGTACTTATCGTTATTGTCCCATAAACTTGACGTAATGACGCCTGAAGTGTATACCGAACAGGGCGTTCCGGTTTCGGCCGACGGCGTGGCGATCATCAAAGTGGGCAGCTCGATCGAGGACGTGGCTACCGCGGCCGAACAGTTCATGGGCAAGCCGATCGAATCGCTGAAAGGCGAAGCCCAGGAAGTGCTCGAAGGACATCTTCGTTCCATTTTGGGCTCCATGACCGTCGAGGAAGTGTACCGCAATCGCGATAAATTTGCCCAAGAGGTCCAAGGCGTGGCGGCGCGCGACCTCAAAAAGATGGGGCTGCAGATCGTTTCGTTCACGATCAAAGACGTCCGCGACAAGCACGGCTACTTGGAGGCGCTGGGGAAACCGCGGATCGCGGCGGTCAAACGGGACGCCGATATCGCCGAAGCGGAAGCGCTGCGGGATGCGCGGATTCAAAAGGCGCTGGCCGAAGAGTCCGGGCAAAAGGCCGAACTGCTGCGGGACACGAATATCGCCGAAGCGGAGAAGGAAAAAGAGCTGAAGATCGCTTCCTTCAAAAAAGAGCAGGATACCGCCAAGGCCGATGCCGACCAGGCTTATTTCATCCAGGAGGCCCGGGCCAAGCAGATCGCGGTTGAGGAGCAGATGAAGGTCGAACTCGTGCGCAAGGAACGGGAAATCGATCTGAAGGATAAAGAAATCAACGTACGTCAGAAACAGTATGATGCTGAAGTGAAGAAAAAAGCCGATGCCGACCGTTACGCGGTCGAACAGGCGGCGGAAGCCGAAAAGGCGCGGAAGATGCGGGAAGCCGACGCGCTGCAATACTCCATCGAAACCCAGGCGAAAGCATCGGCCGAACAGAAACGGCTGGAAGGTTTGGCGATCGCCGAAGCCGAGCGGGCCAAAGGCTCCGCGGAAGCCGAGATCATCCGCCTGCGCGGGTTGGCGGAAGCAGAGGCCAAGGAGAAGCTGGCCGAGGCGTTTTCGAAGTTCGGAGAAGCGGCGATTTTGGATATCGTTGTCAAAATGCTTCCCGACTTGGCCGGACAAATCGCCAGTCCATTGTCCTCCATCGATAAATTGACGGTGGTCGATACGGGCAAAGGCGAAGGGGCGGCCCGCGTCAGCAATTACGTCACGGAATTAATGGCGACGGCTCCGGATATGCTGAAAAGCGTGTCCGGCATCGAACTCGACCGCTTGATTCAGGGCTTGACGAAAGGCAAAACGGTGGCGTCCGCGCAGCCGGCGGAGGGGACGCCCGCAGCTTCGGCGCGAAGCGGCGAGGCCAGCCGGGAGGCGGTTGCGCTGGAAAGCGCGGCTTCGCGGGAAGCTAAAGAGTAAGAGATTGGACTTCAGTGGATCCAAAGAGGCCCTCCTAAGCAGTTAGGACGGCCTCTTGTTTTGCGGCTGAAGCGCTTTTTGCGGCGGTTGTCCTATACATTTATCCGCAAACGGCTGACAAGGGCTCGGCCAATCGTTTATAATGGGCGTACATGTTTTCGGAGAATAGACAAGAAGAGGTGCGACCTGTGAACAGTCTACGCGTGGCCAAAGTGTTGAATAACAACGTCATTATCGCCAACCATCCGGATCATGGCGAAGTCGTTGTGATCGGCAAAGGCATCGGATTTAACCGCAAATCGGGCGAGTCCATTCCTCTTGAGGCGGTAGAGAAACTGTTCATTCTTACGAATCAGCAGGAACAGGAACAATACAAACAGCTAATTCCCCAGGTGGACGAACAACTGATTGAGCTCATTGGCGAAATCATCATGTATATTTCCAGCAAAACGCAAGCGACATTGAATGAGCACATCCATATTGCGCTCACGGACCATTTGGCGTTTGCCATCAAGCGGGCGGAGCAGGATCTCGCCTTCCACAATCCGTTTCTGTTTGAGACGAAGGAGCTGTATCCGCTGGAATTCGAGCTGGCCGAATACGCCATCGATTTGATCCGCCGGAAAATGGGCGTCGATCTCGGCCAGGATGAAACCGGATTCGTGGCGCTTCACATCAACAGTGCCATGACGAACCGCCACATCAGCGAGGTGCGGGGGCATGCCCAACTGATCGCCGATTTGGTTGGCATAATTGAGGATGATCTGCAATTTTCCATCCTGCGGAACTCGCTTGACTACTCGCGGCTGCTGACGCACCTGCGGTTTGCCATCGAACGGGTTCGCCGCGGCGAGCGGGTGGCCGAAGTCGATAAGCTGGAAAGCTTGCTTAAGCGCGAGTATCCGACCTTGTATGCGCTCGCTTGGAAATTGACCAAAGTGATGGAGAAACGCCTGAAAATGCCGGTTTATCAGGCGGAAGTCTCCTATTTGACAATGCACTTGCACCGCATCGTTCCGCCCGAGATCAACTAACCTCTTGCGTATGCAAAATAGGTCTGCTATAATTTCAAGTGCATTAACAACAATATCAAATCACAATGTGTAACTGATTCGATCAGGCATGAGTTGATAAAAGGTTTTTGAGTGTATCGTTGGATTACGGGGTATTCTATCCCTAACGAAACGATAACCGAAAATCTTTTTTGACTCATGCTTTTTTGTTGTTATGATCATTTAATATTTCAGGAGGGTGCATTATGTTCAAGCGTTTCTTTGGTGTTTTGCAGCGGGTCGGGAAAGCGCTTATGCTGCCTGTCGCGCTGCTCCCTGCTGCAGGACTGCTCCTGGGGATCGGCAATATGCTGGTCAGCCCGGACTTTCTTGAACGGGTTCCAGCCTTGGACAACCAGACGATTCATGCGGTAGCGACCGTCATGATGAACGCCGGGCAGATCGTGTTCACGAATTTGGCCCTGCTCTTCGCCGTCGGCGTTGCCGTTGGTCTGGCCGGAGGCGAGGGCGTCGCCGGCCTGGCC
This window contains:
- a CDS encoding flotillin family protein: MFESIPDIILIPAVVIGVIIVLGLAFWARYKTVSPDEAMIVTGSFLGNRNISDDQSGRKIKIVRGGGAFIWPIFQKAEYLSLLSHKLDVMTPEVYTEQGVPVSADGVAIIKVGSSIEDVATAAEQFMGKPIESLKGEAQEVLEGHLRSILGSMTVEEVYRNRDKFAQEVQGVAARDLKKMGLQIVSFTIKDVRDKHGYLEALGKPRIAAVKRDADIAEAEALRDARIQKALAEESGQKAELLRDTNIAEAEKEKELKIASFKKEQDTAKADADQAYFIQEARAKQIAVEEQMKVELVRKEREIDLKDKEINVRQKQYDAEVKKKADADRYAVEQAAEAEKARKMREADALQYSIETQAKASAEQKRLEGLAIAEAERAKGSAEAEIIRLRGLAEAEAKEKLAEAFSKFGEAAILDIVVKMLPDLAGQIASPLSSIDKLTVVDTGKGEGAARVSNYVTELMATAPDMLKSVSGIELDRLIQGLTKGKTVASAQPAEGTPAASARSGEASREAVALESAASREAKE
- the glcT gene encoding glucose PTS transporter transcription antiterminator GlcT, which produces MNSLRVAKVLNNNVIIANHPDHGEVVVIGKGIGFNRKSGESIPLEAVEKLFILTNQQEQEQYKQLIPQVDEQLIELIGEIIMYISSKTQATLNEHIHIALTDHLAFAIKRAEQDLAFHNPFLFETKELYPLEFELAEYAIDLIRRKMGVDLGQDETGFVALHINSAMTNRHISEVRGHAQLIADLVGIIEDDLQFSILRNSLDYSRLLTHLRFAIERVRRGERVAEVDKLESLLKREYPTLYALAWKLTKVMEKRLKMPVYQAEVSYLTMHLHRIVPPEIN